From the Arctopsyche grandis isolate Sample6627 chromosome 11, ASM5162203v2, whole genome shotgun sequence genome, one window contains:
- the LOC143919204 gene encoding uncharacterized protein LOC143919204, translated as MTRTRKPVTSVTSRQRTRHTTMMISRTIAPLSASVLRRLTVVEMQRFADLDEDDDDDDEEEEEDEVPYFDRDKFETYAPRFKGIGGVPISQWIVRMEEFAKFFHWTPLEQLVYGRIYCVGTARMFLDSEGIITSWTILKQKLIEEFQWDDEELVFEEREMLAQAGPIDSDSSGAGETPDDEPRVTGPVRNRENRERLSSRCYNCGGRGHLAADCRFKTRGTRCFNCNEFGHISAQCNSTKTKTVLTIQEEIREPVSIPIQEEIREPVSILTQEDEANMADGDVNMADVSVNSDGLHRKRPLQQRASREMSAQRELIVSNNEEDDANMADGDVNMADVSVNSDGLHRKRPLQQRASREMSAQRELIVSNDEEDDANMADGGVNLADGSMDGDGLQRGRLWDYGDIPFSNTDEPPDDQFGKGSKDYSHLKNSEDENKEKEKHKDKEKDMLYRGKLSVRL; from the exons atgacgagaacgcggaagcccgtgacgtcggtgacgtcacgtcagcgaacacgccacacgacgatgatgatatccagaACGATAGCGCCATTATCAGCGTCAGTTttacgtcggctaactgtcgtggagatgcagaggttcgcggacttagacgaagatgatgacgacgacgatgaagaggaagaagaagacgaagtgccatattttgacagagacaaattcgagacatacgcgccacggtttaaggggatcggcggtgtgccaatcagccagtggattgtgcgcatggaagaatttgcgaagttcttccactggacgcccctggagcaactggtctacgggagaatatattgcgtaggaacagcgagaatgttcctggattcagaagggataattacatcatggactatccttaagcagaaactgatagaagagttccagtgggatgacgaagagctcgtctttgaagaacgagaaatgcttgcACAAGCAGGgcccattgactccgattcaagtggggccggtgaaacaccagacgacgaacccagggtgacggggcccgtgagaaaccgtgaaaaccgagaaagactgagttcacgatgctacaattgtggtggacgtggtcatttagcagccgactgtaggtttaagacgagaggaactcgttgtttcaattgtaacgagtttgggcacatatcagctcaatgtaacagcaccaaaacaaagactgtcttgacaatacaagaagaaataagagaaccagtcagtattccaatacaagaagaaataagagaaccagtcagtattctaacacaagaggacgaggcgaacatggctgatggagatgtaaacatggccgatgtaagtgtgaacagtgatggtttgcacagaaaaagacctttgcagcaacgggcttcacgagagatgtctgctcaaagagaactcattgtttccaataatgaagaggacgatgcgaacatggctgatggagatgtaaacatggctgatgtaagtgtgaacagtgatggtttgcacagaaaaagacctttgcagcaacgggcttcacgagagatgtctgctcaaagagaactcattgtttccaatgatgaagaggacgatgcgaacatggctgatggaggtgtgaacctggctgatggaagtatggacggtgatggtttgcaaagaggaagactttgggactacggagacataccgttttcaaatacggatgaaccacccgatgatcaatttggaaaaggatctaaggattatagtcatttgaagaattctgaagatgagaataaagaaaaggaaaaacataaagacaaagagaaagatatg TTGTACCGAGGGAAGttaagtgtgcgtttgtga